A DNA window from Vigna angularis cultivar LongXiaoDou No.4 chromosome 1, ASM1680809v1, whole genome shotgun sequence contains the following coding sequences:
- the LOC108320468 gene encoding uncharacterized protein LOC108320468 isoform X1 — MQSLSLSMSLRSGSAANLLLLGSEARVRRRSRSVVVACASEGDSGSSSTSSFLSRTQTYALLKQQLQVAAKSEDYKEAARIRDSLKLFEEEEPVLRLRRLLKEAIAEERFQFYTWAPFPLSFQDAASYRDELKKIAPHSLLKCCSDATTLGIRVQVRSVYIEGRSQPSKGLYFFAYRIRITNNSDHPVQLLRRHWIITDANGKTENVWGIGVVGEQPLILPGNSFEYSSACPLSTPNGRMEGDYEMIHVERVGSRSFNVTIAPFSLSLLGDDEGCNI, encoded by the exons ATGCAATCGTTATCGTTAAGTATGAGTCTGAGGAGTGGTAGTGCAGCGAATTTACTGTTGCTGGGTTCGGAGGCGAGagtgagaagaagaagcagaagtgTGGTCGTAGCGTGTGCTTCGGAGGGAGACAGTGGTAGCAGTAGCACCAGCTCCTTTCTTTCTCGGACCCAAACCTACGCTCTTCTCAAGCAACAGTTGCAAGTAGCTGCTAAATCTGAG GATTACAAGGAAGCTGCTAGAATTCGAGATTCGTTGAAGTTGTTTGAGGAAGAGGAGCCTGTGTTGCGTCTGAGGAGACTATTGAAGGAAGCAATTGCGGAAGAGAGATTCCAG TTTTACACTTGGGCACCTTTTCCTCTGTCTTTCCAGGATGCTGCTAGTTATCGTGATGAGCTAAAAAAAATTGCCCCACACTCTCTTTTAAAATGCTGCAGTGATGCTACAACATTG GGAATCAGGGTTCAAGTTAGGAGTGTATATATAGAGGGCAGAAGTCAGCCTTCAAAGGGGTTATACTTCTTTGCATATAGAATAAGAATTACCAATAACTCAGACCACCCTGTTCAACTTCTTAGAAGGCATTGGATTATAACTGATGCTAATGGGAAGACGGAAAATGTCTG GGGAATTGGAGTTGTTGGTGAACAGCCGTTAATACTTCCTGGGAATAGTTTTGAATATTCTTCAGCCTGCCCACTGAGCACACCAAATGGAAGAATG GAAGGTGACTATGAAATGATCCATGTGGAAAGAGTAGGCTCACGATCATTCAATGTGACCATAGCCccgttttctctctctctccttggAGATGATGAAGGTTGTAATATTTGA
- the LOC108320468 gene encoding uncharacterized protein LOC108320468 isoform X3 → MQSLSLSMSLRSGSAANLLLLGSEARVRRRSRSVVVACASEGDSGSSSTSSFLSRTQTYALLKQQLQVAAKSEDYKEAARIRDSLKLFEEEEPVLRLRRLLKEAIAEERFQGIRVQVRSVYIEGRSQPSKGLYFFAYRIRITNNSDHPVQLLRRHWIITDANGKTENVWGIGVVGEQPLILPGNSFEYSSACPLSTPNGRMEGDYEMIHVERVGSRSFNVTIAPFSLSLLGDDEGCNI, encoded by the exons ATGCAATCGTTATCGTTAAGTATGAGTCTGAGGAGTGGTAGTGCAGCGAATTTACTGTTGCTGGGTTCGGAGGCGAGagtgagaagaagaagcagaagtgTGGTCGTAGCGTGTGCTTCGGAGGGAGACAGTGGTAGCAGTAGCACCAGCTCCTTTCTTTCTCGGACCCAAACCTACGCTCTTCTCAAGCAACAGTTGCAAGTAGCTGCTAAATCTGAG GATTACAAGGAAGCTGCTAGAATTCGAGATTCGTTGAAGTTGTTTGAGGAAGAGGAGCCTGTGTTGCGTCTGAGGAGACTATTGAAGGAAGCAATTGCGGAAGAGAGATTCCAG GGAATCAGGGTTCAAGTTAGGAGTGTATATATAGAGGGCAGAAGTCAGCCTTCAAAGGGGTTATACTTCTTTGCATATAGAATAAGAATTACCAATAACTCAGACCACCCTGTTCAACTTCTTAGAAGGCATTGGATTATAACTGATGCTAATGGGAAGACGGAAAATGTCTG GGGAATTGGAGTTGTTGGTGAACAGCCGTTAATACTTCCTGGGAATAGTTTTGAATATTCTTCAGCCTGCCCACTGAGCACACCAAATGGAAGAATG GAAGGTGACTATGAAATGATCCATGTGGAAAGAGTAGGCTCACGATCATTCAATGTGACCATAGCCccgttttctctctctctccttggAGATGATGAAGGTTGTAATATTTGA
- the LOC108320468 gene encoding uncharacterized protein LOC108320468 isoform X2: MQSLSLSMSLRSGSAANLLLLGSEARVRRRSRSVVVACASEGDSGSSSTSSFLSRTQTYALLKQQLQVAAKSEDYKEAARIRDSLKLFEEEEPVLRLRRLLKEAIAEERFQDAASYRDELKKIAPHSLLKCCSDATTLGIRVQVRSVYIEGRSQPSKGLYFFAYRIRITNNSDHPVQLLRRHWIITDANGKTENVWGIGVVGEQPLILPGNSFEYSSACPLSTPNGRMEGDYEMIHVERVGSRSFNVTIAPFSLSLLGDDEGCNI; the protein is encoded by the exons ATGCAATCGTTATCGTTAAGTATGAGTCTGAGGAGTGGTAGTGCAGCGAATTTACTGTTGCTGGGTTCGGAGGCGAGagtgagaagaagaagcagaagtgTGGTCGTAGCGTGTGCTTCGGAGGGAGACAGTGGTAGCAGTAGCACCAGCTCCTTTCTTTCTCGGACCCAAACCTACGCTCTTCTCAAGCAACAGTTGCAAGTAGCTGCTAAATCTGAG GATTACAAGGAAGCTGCTAGAATTCGAGATTCGTTGAAGTTGTTTGAGGAAGAGGAGCCTGTGTTGCGTCTGAGGAGACTATTGAAGGAAGCAATTGCGGAAGAGAGATTCCAG GATGCTGCTAGTTATCGTGATGAGCTAAAAAAAATTGCCCCACACTCTCTTTTAAAATGCTGCAGTGATGCTACAACATTG GGAATCAGGGTTCAAGTTAGGAGTGTATATATAGAGGGCAGAAGTCAGCCTTCAAAGGGGTTATACTTCTTTGCATATAGAATAAGAATTACCAATAACTCAGACCACCCTGTTCAACTTCTTAGAAGGCATTGGATTATAACTGATGCTAATGGGAAGACGGAAAATGTCTG GGGAATTGGAGTTGTTGGTGAACAGCCGTTAATACTTCCTGGGAATAGTTTTGAATATTCTTCAGCCTGCCCACTGAGCACACCAAATGGAAGAATG GAAGGTGACTATGAAATGATCCATGTGGAAAGAGTAGGCTCACGATCATTCAATGTGACCATAGCCccgttttctctctctctccttggAGATGATGAAGGTTGTAATATTTGA
- the LOC108334841 gene encoding uncharacterized protein LOC108334841, with translation MRFVTGSPKGTWEPIITADTTTQSYWLNWRVLVCVIWVLLSAIFSSLIILKYEVSWKATGNDNKEGQRETATRNDDQKETSSTLYEDEIWRPCLKGIHPVWLLGFRVFAFVVLLVLLILTATADGGSIFYFYTEWTFAAVTIYFGLGSLLSMHGCYQHLKKASGDKVGNVDGDAEQGISDTPTTPQCSNPSNNDKGLGTPQEHLVRQPAGIWGYIFQIIFQIIAGAVMLTDCVFWFIIVPFLTIKDYHINLLIISMHTINAVFLLGDTALNSLRFPWFRIGYFFMWTITYVIFQWIVHAIVKLWWPYPFLDLSSSYAPLCYFSMALLHIPCYGIFALIMKLKHSVLSTRYPDSYLYVR, from the exons ATGAGGTTCGTCACAGGCTCTCCAAAAGGCACGTGGGAACCCATCATCACTGCAGATACAACCACACAGAGTTACTGGTTGAATTGGAGGGTCTTGGTTTGTGTCATTTGGGTTCTGCTTTCAGCTATCTTTTCTTCATTGATTATATTGAAGTATGAAGTTTCGTGGAAGGCAACAGGAAATGATAACAAGGAAGGCCAGAGAGAAACAGCTACAAGAAATGATGACCAGAAAGAAACATCCTCGACTTTGTATGAGGATGAAATTTGGAGGCCTTGTTTGAAAGGAATTCACCCTGTCTGGTTACTGGGGTTTAGAGTTTTTGCATTTGTTGTGCTTTTGGTGCTTCTCATACTGACAGCCACTGCTGACGGAGGAAGCATTTTCTACTTTTACACTGA GTGGACTTTTGCTGCAGTCACCATTTACTTTGGG CTGGGATCTTTGCTCTCCATGCATGGTTGTTACCAGCATCTTAAAAAAGCCAGTGGTGACAAGGTTGGAAATGTTGATGGAGATGCAGAGCAAGGAATTTCTGATACTCCTACAACCCCCCAGTGCTCTAATCCATCAAACAATGACAAAGGATTAGGAACTCCACAAGAACATCTTGTTCGCCAACCTGCGGGCATCTGGggttatatctttcaaataatattcCAG ATAATTGCAGGTGCTGTAATGCTCACAGATTGTGTGTTTTGGTTCATAATTGTTCCGTTTCTAACCATCAAAGATTACCACATAAATTTG CTAATAATCAGTATGCACACCATCAATGCTGTTTTCCTGCTAGGTGACACGGCTTTAAATTCCTTG AGGTTCCCTTGGTTTCGAATAGGATACTTTTTCATGTGGACAATTACATATGTGATTTTCCAGTGGATTGTTCATGCCATAGTTAAACTCTG gtGGCCATATCCATTTCTTGATTTGTCCTCCTCGTATGCTCCACTGTG TTACTTTTCGATGGCATTATTGCATATTCCGTGCTATGGCATATTCGCTTTGATAATGAAGCTGAAACACAGCGTGTTGTCCACGCGGTACCCTGACTCGTACCTATATGTGAGATGA